Below is a window of Halomicrobium mukohataei DSM 12286 DNA.
GACCTCCGGTCGATCGGCGAGACGAAGTCTCGCATGCGCGATGCGTTCCGGGCGACCGTGGCCAGCCGCGTCCCCTACTACGGCGAGTACATGGTCGAGACCGAGGACGGCTGGGAACGCGACGAGCGGTACCGCGACGGGGAGGGCGACCGCGCCCCCTACGCCTACACCGAGGACTGATACGGGCGGTCGTCGGAATCTCCCCGCTTTCGCCGCCCTGGGAGGCGAATCGATTCACGACGGGACAGCCGACGGTATCACGTGCCCCGTCGCGGCCTCGCGAAGTCGTGGCTTTTTGCCCTCCGGCGGCCTGTGTTCGAGTATGACAGACGACCCTCGAGGCGTCGGATTCAGAGAGCAGACGCGGCTCGGGCCGGCCCGCGAGCGGTTGCTCGACTCGCTGTCGCCGGTGTCTCGAACGGAGGCGGTGCCGATCACGGACGCCGACGGACGGGCACTCGCGAGCGAACACACAGCCCGGCGACCGGTGCCACACTATCCGCGCGCGGCGATGGACGGCTTCGCCGTTCGGGCCGAGGACACGTTCGGAGCGACCCGACGATCGCCGGTCCGACTGGAGCGATCGGAGTCGGTCGGCCCGAACGCCGCGTGCCGCGTCCACACTGGGAGCGAACTGCCGGAGGGTGCCGACGCGGTCGTACAGGTCGAGCAGGTCGAGGCCGACGACGCGACGATCGAGGTGTTCGACGCCGTCGCCAGCGGCCAGAACGTCGCGCCGGTCGGTGACGACGTCTCGGACGGACAGCACCTGTTCGATCCCGGCCACCAGCTCCGTCCCTCCGATCTGGGACTGTTGAAGGCACTCGGAGTCGAGACCGTGGCGGTGTTCGATCGCCCACGGTTCAGCGTCGTCCCGACGGGCGAGGAACTCGTCCAGTCCGATCCCGAACCCGGCGAAGTCGTCGAGACGAACGGCCAGACCGTCGCTCAGTACGTCCGGCGGTGGGGAGGGGAACCGACCTACCGTGACGTGGTCACCGACGACGAGGCCGCGCTTCGGTCGGCCATCGAACGAGATCTCGACCACGACCTGATCGTGACGACCGGCGGCTCCTCGGTCGGCGAGCGGGATCTCTTGCCGGCGGTCGTCGACGATCTCGGGACGGTCTCGGTCCACGGCGTCGCACTCAAGCCCGGCCACCCGGTCGCGTTCGGCCGCGTCGAGGAGACGCCGATCCTCGTGTTACCGGGCTATCCGGTGGCGACGATCGTCAACGCCGTCCAGCTGCTCCGGCCGGCCCTCAAGAAGCTCGCACACCTCCCCGAGCGCGAGCCACCGGTGACGGAGGCCCGTCTGGAGCGAAAGGTCGCGAGCGAGGTCGGGACGCGCTCGTTCGTCCGCGTTCGACTGGATCGTGACGGCGACGAGCGGACGGCGACACCCACCAGAGCCAGCGGTGCCGGCGTCCTCTCCAGCGTCGCGCTGGCCGACGGCTGGGTCGTCGTTCCAGAAGACAGCGAGGGGTACGACGCCGGTCGGACCGTCGCCGTCGAGGACTGGGAGTGGTCGCCGTGAGCGACCGCAAGGAGTTCCGTGATCTCGCGACGCCCGAGCGCGCACACGAGGTCGCCGACGGCCTCGACATCGATCCCGGTGCCGAGACGGTCCCC
It encodes the following:
- a CDS encoding molybdopterin molybdotransferase MoeA, with protein sequence MTDDPRGVGFREQTRLGPARERLLDSLSPVSRTEAVPITDADGRALASEHTARRPVPHYPRAAMDGFAVRAEDTFGATRRSPVRLERSESVGPNAACRVHTGSELPEGADAVVQVEQVEADDATIEVFDAVASGQNVAPVGDDVSDGQHLFDPGHQLRPSDLGLLKALGVETVAVFDRPRFSVVPTGEELVQSDPEPGEVVETNGQTVAQYVRRWGGEPTYRDVVTDDEAALRSAIERDLDHDLIVTTGGSSVGERDLLPAVVDDLGTVSVHGVALKPGHPVAFGRVEETPILVLPGYPVATIVNAVQLLRPALKKLAHLPEREPPVTEARLERKVASEVGTRSFVRVRLDRDGDERTATPTRASGAGVLSSVALADGWVVVPEDSEGYDAGRTVAVEDWEWSP